The Peromyscus leucopus breed LL Stock chromosome 4, UCI_PerLeu_2.1, whole genome shotgun sequence genome segment AGCAGGAAGCCAGTTTCCTCTCCACAGATTTCTATTTCTGTCAATGACACCATCATTCTTCCAGTCACCCAGGTCTCAAATCCTGGCATTACCGCTTTCTTCTTTGCCAATCGAATGGGTCACCAATTTCTGTGGCCTCTTTCTGAAACATGCCTCTCATTTccaatttccttaaaaaaaaaaaaaaagattgcatgCTGTACcttctaactcaggtcctcacggtCCTATCTGTAAGCAGGAAGTGACAATATCTACCATTTATCCTGTTTCCATTTGTAGGGAACTCTCCAAATCACCATGAAAATGAATGGGGGACAGGGTCGGGGGAAGAATATGGCTTATAGTCTTAAGGCTTGTAAGCCACGTGCTCCATTATAAAGCAATGCCCTAAAACACAAACACCCATTTTACTCCATTTCAACTTTCCCCGTCCTTCAGGTGTGTGCATGACTCAATTCTAATTCAGAAAAAAACGTCTCCCCCACTTTTGcggcctcttctctctttctctccagttcTGTCCTCTCCAgtcaatttcttttcttcctaaagCCCTgtgacactgttttgtttttcttctcccacACTTGCCATGGACTCTGTCACCTCAGTGTGAAATCGCAAGCACTTTATCTTAAAGTCACCAACCAGAGCAGCAGGCCCTGACTCCTCTCAAAATCCCCAAAGTACCTGTTGATGGTGCCAACTGAGGCACCTGCAACCCTGTCTCCATAGACATCGACTCCCCTCTTGGGTCCCCTTCCCAGCCAGCGCATCAGGTCCCGCGGGGGGCATGCAGCCCCTGGGGTCTCCGTGACCCCGCGCCCGGGCCTTCCCGCTGGGCGCCGGGCCGGGCGTGCCGGGAGGCTGGGCGGCGGGCGGCGGTTCCGCGCCTGGAGGTAGGTGGTGCTGTTGCCGCGACGTCTTCCTCATTGGCGCCGCGCGGAGAGGCGGAATGTTCAACTCCTGACTCCGGCGGAAGCGTGGGAGCAGCGCGGGCCGCCGTCCCCGACCCCCGCCGCCGCTCGCACCCGGCCCGGGAGCAAGGTAGGGGCCGCGGGGGACCTGGGAGGCGGGAGGGAGCACCACCCTGGAGGATCGACGGAGCCCGGGCCTGCGGGGACCCGGGCAGCGCGGGTGCGCGAGGCCGGGGCTCAGCGGGCGGCTGGCCTCGGCCCGTGCCCGGTGCCCTGGAGCCCCGCGGCCCCCTGCCGCTGAACCGAGTGCGGCTTGGGCAAGTCCGGGGCAGTCCCGTGGGGCACTCGGTGCCCGGAAGAGCCGGGCCTGGCACAGCCCGCGGCGATCTCGGGGAGCCTGCGGCGGCTGCCCTTCCCGAGCACCTTTTCCTTCCAGGGGAGCACGCGCGGGTGCGGTGGGCACGGGGACCCACGCCCGGCTCGGCGGTGAGTGCCCCCCGGCTGCAGCCCCGCCTTGCCCCGCGCGTGACAGCCCTCAGAAAAACTTTGATTCTAAACTGCCCAGATGACATGGGACTGCCTGAAAAACAATGGCACGTCATTGTTGGGTTGCTCAAAATGTATGTTTCTCATGCGCCCGGAGATCCTGCATAAGCACTGTTTATGGAGAGCATAATTACTATTTTTGTTAGTTTCGTTAATAGTGAAAGCACACCATTTGGTGGCCCGCTCCAGCGATTTCATAATAAGCAGCCTTCATTAATAATGCGTATGAGAACGGTCTTTCCAGAATGGGTTGAGGATATCTGAGTTCAGACTGTTGTTCAAGTGTCTTCCTGTTTTACCCCTGAAGTGGTTGTAGCGAATCTTCTGGCTTTCTTGACCGGTAGATGAAACCAACTGCCAGGATTTAGTGGATCCAAACCTACCAAAATatttaacgataaaaataaacaaatgattcAAGACCAGACTTCTTTGTGTAGGCCTGTCTCTACAgtgccatttcatttttttttttaatcaaaagaaaaaaaaagtgacggCTACATTTTAATTATGGTTTTGGTCATTTGTAGAGTCTTTGTTTTAGATTTCTGCTACAATAGTGAGAGATTTGGGAGATTGTAAATGAACATGAATTTAGCTTGTTTGGAAAGAGAATTAAGACAGAGGAAAAGCGGTCTTTTTGGAGCACTGTGTCgtgtttattttcatcttttacaatataatttctgCAAGTACTTTTGGGgattattttgaagtttttttttttttttttttttttttagctgaagaATGTGCAAGTCAAAAGTTTAAGTGGGAAACATTTTGTTGTCTAGGAAATAAGTAGATGAttgatcttttaaaagttttttttggggggggggcggtcgtGATACATAAGAGCACATTAAGGGAAGTAATAACCAAATATTAAGCACACAGATTTAGATCTAAAAATGGATGGTCAAAGATCTTGGGAACTGAGGGACCTTCTTGCCAAATAAGGAAACTTGGCAAGCTGCAGTGTGTATTTTAAGTCGGTGCGGAGTGAGCGCGATTGGCAATACTTTGGCTCGGTGCCTATCTGGGCTAAGCAGTGCCACTGAGTCTGATAGGGCTGCGGAGCTATGCACAGGCGTTACGAAGGGTGTGGGGTGAACAGCTGGATCATCCGAGGAGACACTGGAGAAAAGAGGTCAGACGAAGCTCACAGTGTGCCCAGCCGAACGGCCAGGGGAGTTTAGAGCTTGACACACTCGGAGAAGAGTCAGTGAGTTCTTCTGTTAAGCTGGGAAAGGGAGTTTGTGGTGATACAGTCTTGTTGGACTGAGAGAGCCTCTGTACCCTCAGATGTTGGGAGTCAAAGTTGGGatcatttgttttccattttattctgcCCAGGACAGATCGACAAGGGGCGGGGCCT includes the following:
- the LOC114704476 gene encoding basic proline-rich protein-like; its protein translation is MTNRKQIRVLLQIFITSPVKLPERPRRRQEEKRDRRIETKNAHPGSQRKGAREGQPPQAPRDRRGLCQARLFRAPSAPRDCPGLAQAALGSAAGGRGAPGHRARAEASRPLSPGLAHPRCPGPRRPGLRRSSRVVLPPASQVPRGPYLAPGPGASGGGGRGRRPALLPRFRRSQELNIPPLRAAPMRKTSRQQHHLPPGAEPPPAAQPPGTPGPAPSGKARARGHGDPRGCMPPAGPDALAGKGTQEGSRCLWRQGCRCLSWHHQQEIGNERHVSERGHRNW